A window of Danaus plexippus chromosome 26, MEX_DaPlex, whole genome shotgun sequence genomic DNA:
aaaatcacTTTGTTtcagtgatattttttatgttttaggtGGTATGTTCGATGTTTCTCTAACTAAAGCGGAGGTGTGCAAAAATAATGGCGCTAACaagttatatgaaatattgaataagtAAATTCGAAGTAATTATAGCTTGGCgacgtatttatatatacatattatttattttaccctTATAGTGGAAATCCAGTTTAATGGCATTTtcttatcaattaaaaaactaacttttggctatgatttttttttcttttcacaaagaaatatatttattgaatccgtgtcaatttaattgtattttatttgtaagcaTTACAAGATCTCAAAGCAACTACAGCAAATATAGGAAagataagtaataaaacatttaagaacGGGCGCTGCAACAGGgatcttgaaataaaattttacagaaacAACTATGCCTTATGTCGAATTTCAAAGTATTGCTAAATTTACCAGCTATTATGATCTTATTATAGGGCTATGAATAAATTCGACCCCAACATGACGACCGAGCTATAATTAATCTTAACCTCAGTCCCCACAGCTTTGAGGACAATATCTCCTTGTCAAAGATTAATGTGTTTTTCGCGGTACAGCATGAGAATATTGGATTCAGGAATATATAGATTTGTGTCGACGGGCTGTCTGCCTTGTGGTGTGAATGACGAATATACGtggaaattaaaagatataataagaCGGTTACTGAATGGACGAGTGCCAAGTATAGACAAAGGTTCTGTGTTCTTTAAAAACGACATCAAAGCTAGCCCTTCCAATAGGTGCTATTTACAATAGAACATTTCTTACGAAATCGTTTAGTGCAATAGAAGTTTTTCCTGCGGTTTTGtcgttaaatagttttttctaGCTTTTCATGTatctgataaattaattataacattatatataactttcaatGAGACGCTGTTTACACTCGAATTTCAGCGAAGATTGGTTTTCCAATTTCAATATGCAATAACATGCAATCATTTAAATTGgataatactattataactTACTTTACTTAATACTTTAGAGTTCAAGACCAGGCCGTTCAAACCTCgtgagaagaaaaaaaaatgtagcaaGGCCGGAGAAGTCGTGACGGATGAACCTCCTCCTCCGGCCCCGAAGCTCGCCATCAAGGATACAGAGCTGATGAAAGTAGCCCGGGAACTGTACGAGAGAGATATGGACAAGCCCACCCTGGAACCACTTCCTACACACTTGAGGGGTTAGTGTCTTATTGGAAGGGTAATTAGTTTAGATATAGAAGTATTCGAGAGTAGGATTTATTATATCACACAGTCTGgtgtatttaatacataattactattaattagatagatatgttttgtaaatagaCCTTTGTGTTAAAAtcactatttatatactatgttATGACATGTATTACCAACTTAAAAATTGGGCTCTTGTTCATTTTGTTTACATGAATCGTAGGTCGTTATTTACAGATATAATCGTTTGTAATAACTTGACAGTTCAGCTAAACTCTAGTCTAGTTACAATCTgtctttaatgttttaatagttgttatatattgatgtaaatttgaaatagTAGATAAAGacattttgaaaaagaaaCTTATGAGCAACATTTTCTGCCGCCGACACGTTTTGTagcagaaaataaattaataattccaaaCATCgtgtttaatttcataattgatTATACCTTTGATGGACATGAAAAGATTTACACAGAAAGTTCTGATTACACGGAATGgtaacttattaaaatcaattacttGAGATCTTTGACGACGCTGTAGATGTGtagtggaaaaaatatttagagttgaatatacattttctttaataaattcccGACGCAGAAACAGGCTGTTATAAGGTATAAGATGTCCATGGCTGTGTTATGTAGCTCTCAAACCGATAGACCAATTTCGATGcggttttttcatttaaatttaatttaaattcattgagATTGTTTATAgctattttagatttatatccGTTTAGAAGTATAAGAAGTATCAGCTGTATTGTAACATAATGTAAGGCATTTTTCTGATAACTCTATCAAGTGCCTCACAGCTCACTCCTGCCAGTATAAtagttaaaacttaaataattgaataatggggtttggaaatatattatagttgaatatttcaaattggTTATATTATGAACAGGGTATTTGATTTTTCTATTTCGTTTACCTTATATGTGTTTCTTTGTGCTTTCTATTTCCTCATCACAATCCCATCAGTACTCTAAATGCTGGCTTGCAGAGAGTACACATTTTTAATCATCTCCTTGATGTTGgctgttttcattattaaataaaaaaaatcagttacattttaaaacataccaTTACAAATCTAAACATTTCTATATGATTATCTCagttaattatttagtaagatgTTTCGTCGAGTCGAGCGTCGTGAGTCGTGAGGTATCTGGTATTGTAAGTATGTGTTTGTTATTCTTTGTAATGATAACATCGGCACCCGCAGCAACAAATATCTTGTCATatcgaatattatttgattgtatGTAACAGTCATTACACGATATGTTGAGTTGTATTTAGTCTAATCCATCTGATGCAGAGGTTTCTCCGCTTTATAGAAATGTTTTCTGATTTAATTTTCAGCATTTGTGATCACGATGACGAAAGTTGTCTGCTTTTTGTTAACTCGTACATTTTTTGACCTCCTATTGTTAAAAAGGGGGTAAACATATAGTGAACATATGATGCGTCATTAGGAGTTAATAATAGCGTGGCTGTGTAGAATCTGTTAAagttatcatatatatgttcaCACCATGACTCAAGAGGAAACCCTTCATAAAATctcataaataatacttacagATTGTTATACGAAAGTAACTTAAtgcattcttttaaatatctagTTCTTGGCTACGTCCGGCCGTGTTTATACAAAACTGGTATCAGTGAGTACCAGGAGAGCATAGCTCGCTTGGCGTACGAGATGATCAGGGACGACAGGATCCCGAGATATGTCGCTCACAACGGATGTCGGCCTCACTGGGGTCTTCCTCCTGAAGGTGTCAGACAGCCGGAGCTGGACGGAGCTCCGTACGACGGAGAAAGACTGTACTGAGGTGTGTATAGCGATATAGTGCTGTCCCCTAGAAGAACTTGAATCGTTACTGACATCCATTTTACTTAATTCATTTGCAtacttataaatgtaaatatttttatactcaagaattttatttcctcTTACTGATATGAACGTAATGAAATCGGTAACGAtagttagatataaaattattacttttcataaattgaagatgatttattaaataattataataatttataatacaatgaaaaatttacaaataaatatgttactgTTGTTCACAgatgaaaacttaaaatttttcagttttaagtCAACAAAAAAAGTATGCGGCCTTTGGCGATGGTGAaatgatgtatattttttatattcagatttTAATGAGAATGTTGAATATTGTATGTTgatgattgttttattatacacgattatgttattaatactgtatttccttttgaaatatatatttttattacgtgtCTGCTGGCAGCGAGACACTGTCGTTGATGAAATTCtctgaaaataaatagattatattattactaggtaccagccccggcttcgcacgtgctctttacaaattatataaaatagcctgcttgatttttagaattattacttaattttataatatgtattgattatgTGCTTTTAGATGTTATGATAGTTACGAACCAAAGCACATATATTGTGGtatatattctattgtattaaaacagcCAACACATAtcgcatattttttaaaatattttattttaaaattttagtcacTAGTTATTCTTTGTTCCTTCGAGGAGGAAAATGTTATAGATTTGAGATCCAGAACATGTAGGAGTGATTTTAAATCTGATGCACATTTTGGAAGGTTTAGGGAATAACTATACGAGaacaacttttaaaagttCTTACAAAACCTGTATTTctaattcatttttaagaagagcgattaatatatatttttcaataatttttagaatttaaaatgtaaaatgttttaaactatctttattttcaaaaaacgtgtactTAGGGACCGAATTTATTAAACCGATGTATATTTTCACAAGATGAATCAGTTTTAAACAGCAATGATCTTAATAAGTGCTCACAGAACATTTGAATCGATTTAGGGCATGGGATGAGAAGATAACAAAGGTATTATATCCTTTGTTTCTCTCACAGCATCATTTTTGCTGGCCGACATCCAAAATGCTGCGCCtattgttaagttttattgGTCTCCACCAAATGTCTTTCATCACTTGATGACCGATTTCCGTCTTTTTGCCCTCAACGAGGACtttgatatgaaaaacaattcgTTATTGAACGTCGTACATTATAAATGCTGTTTAGTTTAAGGCGAGTAAAATTGTTGACCGCACCACAAACTGAattgaattttcattatattatgcaCGCAGACTCTGAATTATTGTATTTGGAAACATGAAAGGAAACGgggttattgaaaatttatgttcatatattatataaatattaatgtccaGTTGGTCGGgacaagaaaaattatatgactGGGATTCTGAGGTGGTGTGTCAATATGCtcgaatgtttttaaattgttgttgaaatataaagtaCCTTCATTGTCCTGAAATCTGTGAAACAACGAAAATTTATGATTCCTAAAACCCAGGATCGGCGAATGagtttttaaaacgttttactGCTTCTAAGACAACGTTTTGAGGTCATGAGCTAGTCTgattataaactaatatttttttataggaaGGCAGCGTATATAGTTTGCTGGTTCTTTATCCCTTACAAGTGATGGTGTAATGGCCCAACCGTGGTGCCAGAGAATTGTTTGAGAAGCttggtatattaataatattaatattaataatgatcaGCTACATTGGATGAAATAAACCATTTTGCCGGCACAATTAACagcaatacatataataatatgtgacCACTAACTCCAGTCTGGACAGATATCTGTCCATTTCAGTGTAAACATTGAGTGTCTCTCTTTCTCAAATCAACAATAACCAATAAATCCGTCAAGATGGCGGGTATGAGCATCCATCATGTACGACTGAGGATTCAGGAGTAGCGAGACAAAGATTTGACATCAAACATTGGCTTGCAGTTCCCGGAAACAGTCAGCTTATTACGTGAGAGAGTTTGTTTTGGGATGTTCTCAGTAGTGTTggcttaattttatattgtattcgCAATAAATTTGATGATACGCTGCGTCATTGGTGACGGATAGTTCCGATAACAGTTATATGTAttacacataataataatttatataataattatatcatcgAATTATCTGATTGTTTTATCACGATGTCAAAAGTTTGCTAAATAGCTAGTGCTAGTTACATAGCTAACGACAGTCTTAGTGAGCGTGAGGAAAGTTGGGCAAGAGAATAGTATGagacataaaatattgcaataaattgTACGTTGATTTGAAGAGAATACTTTGTGTTCATTGTAGAGAAACGTCGGTTAAAGTGTTTTCTTTCAGTCAGCGATATGAAGCTTTAGAGaggaaaattatcaaaataacatttaacgaCTTCGACCAACATTTGTGTATTTGCGATAGCCGTAACGTCTTAAACCACCAGGTTTATTATGACTCCACtgttaatttctttgtaaGGGTGTAGTCGTGACCTTCCATCGTGAATATTgtgtcaataataaataatttactaaacaaATCATTGCGGTGAGGATTAAAAAATGTCCCTGAAAATGTTGGTCCAATGTTCATTGGCGTTGGTTGAATATCCGTTGTCGTGGATCAGTGGCATCTGGCAGCGATGGAAGCATTGGCGGAGTTGGCGGCATTGGCAGGAATTGGCACGGTTGTTCAGTGGCAGTTGCGCGTGCGCCGGGTCCGCCGCTGCTATCAGTGTCGTATCTAACGATCGTTCGGAAGTGAAGTGATCAAAGTTTCTATATATActgtgtttataattattgttaatcaTACAATAAGGGAAATAATTTAGCAGgtaatttggttttaaatttttatcctacagttttttttattatttttttataatatatccgTTATATCATTCTTAAATATcctttattatgtatatttataaatgtttataataatttaaaatagtactaagtacatacaaaaatatgattaaaattaataattctttcatCGCATCCGAGTGTAATATATGTGGAGAAGAACATTGgaacattaaagttatttataatattcagttaACTGTTAAGTCTCGTAGTTTATTGTTATACGATAATAATCAATGTAGACACGAATTAGTGACATGCCGTTAGTTTTACTCGTCAACATCTATCCATAGGTCAATCGTTTATAACTGAcacaaaaattaacttttgaatgaattttcacgaaaattattttcacttctgattttgtaatataaatgaaatccgtGTAATGAACCCGCGATCCATCAGTCTATCAGGTTGGTGGTCGGTCATAGAAacgctttaattaaatagtaaatttataaacaacattaaataaatgtacgaATTCAGATTtatgaacattaatattacatttttaatagaagcACTCTTTCTTTTGCTATTTatcttgttaaataaattttcttacaagTCGTCTGTCCATTATGAAGGTGCTtaaatgtgttataaaatcTCTCTCCTCCATTTTTTGTTGGAAACAGTAATGACgtcattaataaagatattactttgtcttatattattaagatatttttttaaataagaccCAACAGACGTCTAACATATGCATTATGAAGAGATAAACATTAGTTCCCAAGTAAATCGTTTCTAAcacaatatttctattatttgaaAGCAGCGTCTGTGCATAGTACACATGACTGAACATGAACATGACTACGCCagctttatttttgattttcataaaCCAGTATCAATAATATACACCATTACTTATGTAATAGAGTTATTTCTAGTGCAGACTGTGTCAAACGGACAGCTTCATACTCAGATATTTATtgtctaaatataattcaatgaaATCATCGAATAACCAATGTGTAGTTAAtatatgcaattttatttcatcaaatatttcttcttacattttttatactgtGAAGTAAAAACTGATATACGGGTAGAGTATTACTTCGAAGCAGCCCTAGTAAGTTCGtctcaaatttggttaggtagagagaggagcttggacggtggaggtgagcttTAATTGCGTCTAGATAGGggacccttaaacctacatttGGATCTCAAGACCCAGGCACTgatgaagctcctctccctgcaacgcggtggacccggcgcccgcacggtgaatccatggaatgctgagaggtgtCGTCTCATGTCTCTTACTAAACTTTCCATATTAGAACATGTTTGTGTaatgatatttcaattatGACATGTCGTTCTTTGTCTTTCGCTGCACATCCGTTATGATTCCCTTCTATTATCTTAGCTACTCGATCATCAGTAACAAAACCTTATGTCATATGTGCAGACCACAGTTCATTGTATATTATCATAAGCCATCTAACTGGCTAttcattatttagtatttcacTATAacgacgtttttatttatattattagcagTATAAGGGATAGCTTAGTTATAAAAACGTCTTCATAGTCGTCCCGTAAGTCGCAGTTTCGCACCCTGCTCGTATGTTTTTTACTGTATATTGctatatgaatttaatctcATCTTACAATAATGAAGCCTCGTAATCTGTTCCGTATGATATTAGTCTCTTTGATCTCTGCTGTCAAGGATCAAGGATCCCGTGGCATCGGATCGATTATTTTGGAATTCGTTTGAACGGTTTTCGATCGTTCtccaataaaacatttgatttATGTTTACGGCActttcgttttataataatgtgaatGTAAATATTAGGCTTTGCTTCAGCGATACTGTTTAgtattgtttgatataaataagctTGATCCATataggttatatatttttattttataatgtatagacAATGGAAATAATGGAATGATTCTTTTTAGGTTGATTACTTTAATCGACAGGTGTATTTGTCTTAagggatttaataaaaaaatttaatattgttgtatcATTCCGATCCAAATATTGCTACGGCTTGTATAATGGTAATGATTGCTGTATGGTTTCATTAAACTTACGATGATTCACAGCCAAAAGGTAAATTTCCGGACGGTCTAACTGATGTCATATTTGAAAGACCATTGATTATGgaaaacatcaaaaaaatattggtttacttaaaatattgtgttgttttgacaagttaataatatttattagttaaagGGTGGAGAGGAGTCATGTGCATACCTTAAAAGTAAGTGGATATCCTCGTAAGGTGGGTGTTTCACAGGGACCTACTCCTAGTACATTTTAATTCTTCTTTTATCAATAATCAATTCTTAAACAtaacgtatttaatattaaccgcTAGATTTGTGATATGCaacataaaaagttttataatattccacTTATTTCATATGTAAATGTGAATGAAATTCATACCGACTGATTTGTTTTGCTATAACACATGAACTAAAGCAAATAGTTGGTTTTAAACCCTAACTTAGTTAAATGATGAAGTGACTTTACCTAATAAGTAAAAACGTAATGGAATAGTAGAGTCAGGaagtttttacaattataatctATGACGAGAGATAggaatcttattaaattaaaatcaaaactcTCTACATTGCTCCCCTGGAGATGCTGTTAGAAATGTCGCACGAATAGTCTTCTAATGGAGTCCAGTATTCATATATTACGTATTTTGTggattttttaacataaagttAGTCTAAAAGCGCCTTCACGACTGTTGTTTTGTTGtgatctatatatattttgttggtgTTATTCTTTATACCGTTATTTATGGTATCTAGACAGCTTACTGCGCCAgactttacattatatttactttatcttGCTGTATCGGTCATAAAGTCATACAGGAAACGTCATAGCTTTTCGTATGTCTCTTCTACTTGTGTTTTATACCTAAATCTTAAATAGTCTCCAATATTTGATGATAGTATTTGTTGTAACCAAAGTAACATTGTTTAacacagaataaatattttaaacttaaaaattaaaatatcatatgataaataaatatgtatggtGCTATTTatctttgattatatttttaagtagttCATGTATTTCaccattaaatattacattccagtttcgattaaaataaagaagaaattgagaatctttaatatattctgacccctaaaaaaatacgaaatttgtattgttatctaaaaaaatataagtataagaGCACATATGAAGTGCCCAAAAGTGTCAAACTATATAGGGATCCCGACGGAAGAAAACCGGAAATTCCTCGTATCGATTTCCACGGCATTTCATCAACGTTAGAGGAAATAAGTAGaggaaataaatagaaaattgtcTAAATCTGCACCGGGAcccgatggtatcccatatatagtctttaaaaaacgATCATCGGTTAGTAAACAtctcacaaatatatatggtaaGATCTGAtcaaggaagcaaatcccAGATtgcttcgggaaagcaatttttgacCTAATTCCCATAAAAGAGCGAGTTACTGATCCGAAAGATACTGgaccgatagccttaacaaataacatatctaaaatctttttctcggttctacaaacgagaatgacgcgattcTTACCAGGTATTTTAGGtcaaatcaccagaaagggtttttacccAGGATTTCTAGATGCCTAGAACAAaacactttgctgtcggagagtttaaaaTATGCTAGGAAAATCGAGAGGTAAAACAGTTTGTTAGATAGAATTAGAGAACGCGTTCGGGTCTATAcaacatgaaataattttatctgcgCTAAGATGCTACAACTTTCCAACACTAGTTAATGATTTGATCGCgtcatattactcaaaattaaagttttctatttaCTTTGAGCTACAATGTAGGACTCTTTGTTGTTGTTAAtctccaataatatttaatattgtaattaatatcttagtaGATGAACTAatcagcaacgagaaaaaattgTGGTATCggttaaagtttataataaatacacaaaatccagtttagccttcgctgacgatctcgcaatactgacacgtaaccccaaatactgtcaagtactattggaTGAAGTGGATCAATTCTGTGATTGGACGGATGGATTGAGggcaaaaccaaataaatgtcactgtctgtgtctcggtaggcggaatacaagatatacctcatacgatccgggattatatATACGTGGTCAATGCGTTtcggttacagaaaatgcatgatttaaatttattggtaGCAAGATTGACAATATAGATCGTACTTAGAAgaaatagtagatagctttgaaaatatttcaacaaggTAAATAACGAACCGTGcagtaacgtcaaaaaagcttggatctgcCATAATTACCCAACTTCACgttttaaattggccttttgttgtctatgattttaataaaacccttttgccaaagttagatgcaggcgtcgtAAAGGTGtggaagttgtggctcgggcttgCGTTATCTGCTGATTCGCCAGCTTTATTCAgagatcgcaatagttttgagataaatctaaaaaggccatgGATATCGGCCAATATTTCCGCCGTTActatagggttctggaaatcatatgtgaagcggttagtctttcgatAGCCAGtgcgcaaaaagaaataaccactaACGAGCGATTAAAAGGTTTTGCGAGAGAAATCACGAgagctataaaatcaaacgtcaaacCTTATTTTATCCTTAAAGCGACTctggattggactataatgatggatacgtatgagaaagaATACAAAATCCCACAGGATATTCGTGCGCCGGCCTCCAGAACattcttatttttgtatttgcgAATTTTAAAGAGTTTACGGTTCCTtaaaccaaccaaccaacatccccaaagaccatgccatcaaggtccgCACCCCGACTTGACACGTGAAACCAATGAATGGTAAGAAATTTTGTCTCCTGTAATCCTCGtgtatttttagaatattttctgcTGTTTCTATACAACAGGTTAGTAATAGTCTCCTTAATCCCCGATCTACTGGATATCTCACCACACTTAATATAAACTGATATGCCTTACGAACGTTAACAATGCACTCAttcaattagttttttaatatttgctcaactattttttttaatatttctggtAAAGTTTAAGTTGCATAAATTATAGCTCAAACTAATTAAAAGACAATTTAAAGCTAGAAATGTTATGTATGTCTATAGACAATATTAACAAGCAacgtatttgaaattatataacattttttttttaataggaaGAATCTAACGTGTCTGTCTAGTTTCATTGACGATCTAGTGAAAATGTAAGATCTTTCACAAGTctaattatatagatttacaCAATAAAGATTGaactctaaaatataaaatataaattaaactaagtttcttcggatatatattttttattatttagtaaataattcgGACGTTTCGGTTCTTTTACACGTTTATTTATCTGTTCTTTTACACTTATTATAATCACGGTGGCTGTAAAGGAAACGAAAcgtcaaattaataaaatacgcgtattATCGGAAAAAACTTGTTTCTTTTAACTGTTAGCAGTCTGATGATTACTAACtgcttttataattgttaccGAAATTAATGATGTTAAAATCAAGTCACTTGGTGAACGAATTACACG
This region includes:
- the LOC116774494 gene encoding uncharacterized protein LOC116774494, with amino-acid sequence MSFLTEYFDEYRLHPIRKTKMCRPENRWAKLEGKWLDPKVGTEDKAWSEEEVEGFIKNTMQSLRGQSTYYNDYCAHLSQEFKTRPFKPREKKKKCSKAGEVVTDEPPPPAPKLAIKDTELMKVARELYERDMDKPTLEPLPTHLRVLGYVRPCLYKTGISEYQESIARLAYEMIRDDRIPRYVAHNGCRPHWGLPPEGVRQPELDGAPYDGERLY